One genomic region from Williamwhitmania sp. encodes:
- a CDS encoding KUP/HAK/KT family potassium transporter: MIALKSEDLKKVSIAGVLITLGIVFGDIGTSPLYVMKAIISDGRTSPDFIIGAISCIIWTLTLQTTLKYVIITLRADNRGEGGILALFALLRKRRRTVYLLAILGASALLADGVITPSITVLSAVEGLQEVSSHISVIPIVLVILLVLFSFQQFGTSFIGKSFGPIMLGWFTMLGVLGLLQLVHQPEVLKAFNPIYGLRLLIEYPNGVLILGAVFLCTTGAEALYSDLGHCGVGNIRMSWIFVKVALILNYLGQGAWVISQSSTHLPNPFFSIMPGWFIIPGVILSTMAAVIASQALISGSYTIISEAITLNFWPKVQVKYPTRIKGQLYIPSVNWMLLVACSVIVLLFQSSSNMEAAYGLSITITMIMTSLLMFVYLGIRRIHWVVRWGFLVFYMVIENTFLFANLHKFPHGGWLTILLAGVIFFIMFVWNKGRITKKRFTEFLPICNYGEVLKDLRDDKEIPKLASNLVYITRAEDPDDVESKIIYSILNKRPKRADRYWFIRINITDEPYTKKYRVKTIIPDVIYRVDFYLGFKVNARVNRFFNYVVAEMVRNGEISITSTYASLHKHGIPGDFKFIIIDRIPTVDIELSSFERFIMNAYEVIKRFSITSVKSYGLDTSNVTVEQVPLGIFKSSESDLVRVF, encoded by the coding sequence ATGATAGCATTGAAGTCTGAAGACCTAAAGAAAGTTAGCATTGCAGGTGTTTTGATTACGTTAGGTATTGTGTTTGGCGATATTGGTACCTCTCCCCTCTACGTAATGAAAGCAATTATTTCCGACGGGCGAACCTCACCCGATTTTATAATTGGTGCTATCTCGTGCATCATTTGGACGCTTACTCTTCAAACAACCTTAAAATATGTGATCATTACCCTCAGAGCGGACAACCGTGGTGAAGGTGGAATTTTGGCGCTATTTGCGTTGCTGAGGAAACGTCGCAGAACAGTGTATCTTTTAGCCATCCTAGGTGCTAGCGCACTACTGGCTGACGGCGTAATTACCCCCTCCATAACCGTTCTATCGGCAGTGGAAGGACTACAGGAGGTTTCTTCCCATATTTCGGTAATACCCATTGTGCTAGTTATTCTGCTTGTTCTTTTTTCTTTTCAGCAGTTTGGCACCAGCTTTATTGGAAAATCATTTGGCCCAATAATGCTCGGTTGGTTTACTATGCTTGGCGTTCTTGGTCTTCTACAGCTGGTGCATCAACCTGAGGTGCTAAAGGCATTCAACCCAATTTATGGGCTTCGCTTGCTGATAGAATATCCCAACGGCGTTCTTATTCTTGGGGCGGTCTTTTTATGTACAACTGGTGCGGAGGCCCTATACTCCGACTTGGGTCATTGCGGTGTTGGTAACATTAGAATGAGTTGGATATTTGTAAAGGTGGCCTTAATTCTTAACTACCTTGGTCAAGGTGCTTGGGTTATCTCCCAGTCGAGCACACACCTACCCAATCCGTTCTTTTCCATTATGCCGGGATGGTTTATTATCCCAGGGGTTATTCTTTCTACCATGGCGGCGGTTATTGCCAGCCAAGCGCTAATTTCAGGCTCTTATACCATTATTAGTGAGGCAATAACACTCAACTTTTGGCCCAAAGTGCAGGTTAAGTATCCAACCAGAATTAAGGGACAGCTGTACATTCCTAGCGTAAACTGGATGTTGCTGGTAGCTTGTTCTGTAATAGTGCTCCTGTTCCAAAGTTCCTCCAACATGGAGGCAGCCTATGGGCTTTCCATTACCATTACCATGATAATGACAAGTTTGCTCATGTTTGTCTACCTTGGGATTAGGCGCATTCATTGGGTGGTACGCTGGGGTTTTTTAGTTTTTTATATGGTCATCGAGAACACCTTCTTGTTTGCTAATCTGCACAAGTTTCCACACGGCGGTTGGCTTACCATCCTCCTTGCAGGTGTTATTTTCTTTATAATGTTTGTTTGGAATAAGGGCAGGATTACGAAAAAACGCTTTACCGAGTTTTTGCCCATCTGCAACTATGGTGAGGTTCTAAAAGACCTTCGTGACGACAAGGAGATACCCAAGCTGGCCTCAAATTTGGTCTATATTACCCGTGCCGAGGATCCAGATGATGTGGAGTCAAAAATCATTTATTCCATCCTCAACAAGCGACCAAAACGGGCCGACCGCTACTGGTTTATCAGAATTAATATTACCGATGAGCCGTATACCAAAAAGTACAGAGTAAAAACAATTATTCCTGATGTGATTTACCGAGTCGACTTTTACCTTGGCTTTAAGGTTAATGCTCGAGTAAATCGGTTCTTCAACTATGTTGTTGCCGAAATGGTTCGCAATGGCGAAATATCAATCACCAGCACCTATGCATCGTTGCACAAGCATGGAATTCCAGGCGACTTTAAGTTTATCATTATCGATAGAATTCCAACCGTCGATATTGAGCTATCCTCATTCGAGCGGTTTATAATGAACGCCTATGAGGTGATTAAACGATTCAGTATTACTAGTGTGAAATCCTATGGCCTTGACACCAGCAACGTAACTGTTGAGCAAGTACCTCTTGGAATATTTAAGTCCTCGGAATCGGATCTTGTGCGGGTTTTTTAG
- the gcvH gene encoding glycine cleavage system protein GcvH — protein MNVPANLKYTKDHEWVRVEGEYAIVGVTDYAQSQLGDVVFVEIETEGETLESEEVFGTIEAVKTVSDAFMPVSGEVVEVNGKLADSPDLVNKDPYGDGWMIKVKVSDSAQLNNLLSAEKYSELINE, from the coding sequence ATGAACGTACCTGCTAATCTCAAGTACACCAAAGATCACGAATGGGTTCGTGTAGAAGGTGAATATGCTATCGTAGGGGTTACTGATTACGCTCAGTCTCAGCTCGGCGACGTTGTGTTCGTTGAGATTGAAACTGAGGGCGAAACTCTTGAGAGCGAAGAAGTATTTGGAACCATTGAGGCAGTGAAGACCGTTTCCGACGCCTTTATGCCCGTTTCTGGCGAAGTGGTTGAAGTAAATGGCAAACTTGCCGACTCTCCTGACCTTGTAAATAAAGATCCATATGGTGATGGATGGATGATTAAGGTTAAGGTGTCTGATTCCGCTCAGCTGAATAATCTTCTATCAGCTGAAAAATATTCGGAGTTGATAAACGAATAA
- a CDS encoding inorganic phosphate transporter: protein MIFYLVIFGIAIALVFDFLNGMNDAANSIATIVSTKVLSPLAAVIWAAFFNFAAAFIFGVNVATTIGSGIVHPSFMNVYFLLAALIGAIIWSFACTKLGLPISVSHALIGGLIGPGLMAGGLNALVASGIIKVLAFIVLSPIIGMILAYFIMLIVMFLFKRVSPLKVDGYFRVLQLVSSAIFSLGHGSNDAQKTMGIIAVLLFSTGYLGPTFYVPTWVIFTCYSAIALGTATGGWKVIKTLGVGLTDLKPVGGFCAETAGALTVIGSSLAGIPVSTTHTITGSIMGVGLTRRLSAVRWGIAGNIVVAWVLTIPATMLLSMLFYATLRWFFM from the coding sequence ATGATATTCTATCTAGTAATTTTTGGAATTGCAATTGCGTTGGTTTTTGATTTCCTCAACGGAATGAACGACGCGGCTAATTCCATAGCAACAATTGTATCGACCAAGGTGCTGTCACCTCTTGCGGCAGTTATTTGGGCCGCATTCTTCAACTTTGCCGCAGCCTTTATTTTTGGGGTGAATGTTGCCACGACAATTGGAAGCGGAATTGTGCACCCTTCGTTTATGAACGTTTACTTTCTTCTTGCAGCATTAATTGGAGCCATCATTTGGTCGTTTGCATGCACAAAACTTGGCTTGCCAATTAGTGTATCACATGCCCTTATTGGTGGATTAATTGGTCCAGGCTTGATGGCAGGTGGATTAAATGCGTTGGTTGCAAGTGGAATCATCAAAGTGCTGGCATTCATTGTGCTTTCACCAATAATAGGGATGATCCTCGCTTACTTCATAATGCTCATTGTGATGTTTCTCTTTAAGCGGGTTTCACCGCTGAAGGTAGATGGCTACTTCAGGGTGCTGCAGCTGGTGTCTTCCGCTATTTTCAGCCTTGGACATGGAAGCAACGATGCACAAAAAACCATGGGCATCATTGCTGTTCTACTCTTCAGCACTGGTTATTTAGGACCTACCTTCTACGTGCCAACTTGGGTAATCTTTACCTGTTACTCTGCCATTGCTCTAGGAACGGCAACAGGCGGTTGGAAGGTTATTAAAACACTGGGGGTTGGATTAACGGACCTAAAACCAGTAGGTGGATTTTGCGCCGAAACAGCAGGAGCGCTTACCGTAATTGGATCGTCGCTAGCTGGTATTCCAGTCTCCACCACCCACACCATCACCGGTTCCATCATGGGTGTTGGGCTCACCCGTAGATTGTCGGCTGTGCGATGGGGAATTGCCGGAAATATTGTAGTGGCTTGGGTTTTAACCATTCCTGCCACAATGCTACTTTCTATGCTTTTCTACGCCACCCTTCGATGGTTTTTCATGTAA
- a CDS encoding DMT family transporter yields MNRRVFSGTIVLAIIACVLWATAFTGIKIGLRYTPPLQFAGTRFFISGLLLLPFIRQISLKFRIARKYWKQIVVVGILQITLQYALFYTGVSMVPGALGAMVVGSGPLFVTLVAHFMLKNDRLTVRKSVSIALGLLGVAIISLSRKELMVEGSLIGLGIAVLILNNGLAGIGNVVVSRTAVGLPPLVLSSFSMILGGALLYLIALPIEGFACGPFPLEYYGALAWLSFLSAAAITIWYILLNRPGVKVSDLNMWKFIIPVMGAILSWAVLPGEKPDMYSVLGMVVIAAALLVLNLKKRNRTLAALP; encoded by the coding sequence GTGAATCGAAGAGTATTCTCTGGAACAATTGTGTTGGCTATCATCGCATGCGTGCTTTGGGCAACTGCCTTTACGGGTATTAAAATTGGTCTGCGTTATACTCCTCCTCTGCAGTTTGCGGGCACACGTTTTTTCATCTCCGGTTTGCTGCTGCTACCGTTTATTCGACAAATATCTTTAAAATTCAGAATTGCACGAAAGTATTGGAAACAAATAGTGGTAGTTGGTATTTTGCAAATAACCCTGCAATACGCACTCTTCTATACCGGGGTGAGCATGGTGCCGGGAGCTCTTGGAGCAATGGTTGTTGGTTCCGGTCCGCTCTTTGTTACTCTAGTGGCACATTTCATGCTAAAAAACGATAGGCTCACGGTTCGCAAGAGCGTCAGCATTGCATTGGGGTTGCTGGGCGTTGCCATTATCAGCCTCAGCCGAAAAGAGTTGATGGTAGAGGGTAGTTTGATTGGCTTGGGAATAGCCGTTCTCATACTAAACAATGGGCTGGCAGGCATTGGCAACGTAGTTGTTTCAAGAACTGCTGTAGGCCTACCTCCACTGGTTCTTAGCTCTTTTTCCATGATACTAGGGGGAGCACTTCTCTACTTAATTGCATTGCCCATTGAAGGATTTGCATGTGGACCATTTCCGTTGGAATACTACGGAGCGCTAGCATGGCTAAGCTTTCTTTCAGCGGCAGCAATTACAATTTGGTATATTCTCTTAAATCGTCCAGGGGTTAAGGTTTCCGACCTCAACATGTGGAAGTTCATAATTCCAGTTATGGGAGCCATTCTGAGCTGGGCAGTGCTTCCGGGCGAAAAGCCCGATATGTATTCAGTTCTTGGGATGGTTGTAATTGCCGCAGCTCTTCTCGTTTTAAACCTTAAAAAAAGAAATCGAACATTGGCTGCGCTACCATAG
- a CDS encoding ATP-dependent 6-phosphofructokinase, whose amino-acid sequence MAKSGNFKGTIGVLTGGGDVPGLNPAIRAVTIRALREGYRVVGIRKGWEGLVSINRDLKPAEQETIIELTEPLVNKLARTGGTFLHTSRTRPDNIKKDSVPDFLREKYTEPVNDLTSEVMSNLDYMGIDYLVPIGGDDTLSYGVKLHTKGVPIVAIPKTMDNDVPGTDYCIGFGTCISRTIELVHELRTSAGSHERFLVIEVFGRYAGYTALLPTMAGAAHRCVIPEYKFDIEHLTKLMVEDRNANPSRYAVVLVSEGASFVNGNMVFQGSDADAYGHKKLGGIGDMVAEQLKTLSAKYNNGRKIDIINQRLGYLVRSGAPDALDSIVPMAFGNLALDLILKGTTGRLVSLRNGRYDNVPIDVVTSIKKKVDVGKFYDTDRYRPRYEHFNDKPQLIMTSDY is encoded by the coding sequence ATGGCAAAGTCAGGAAATTTCAAGGGAACCATCGGTGTGCTTACCGGTGGTGGTGACGTGCCGGGACTTAACCCGGCCATACGCGCGGTTACCATTCGTGCGCTCCGTGAAGGATATAGAGTTGTAGGTATTCGCAAGGGTTGGGAGGGGCTAGTAAGCATCAATCGGGACCTTAAGCCAGCCGAGCAGGAAACCATTATTGAGCTTACCGAACCTTTGGTAAACAAGTTGGCCCGAACGGGTGGAACATTTCTTCACACTTCCCGCACCAGGCCTGATAACATAAAAAAGGACTCCGTACCCGATTTTCTAAGGGAGAAGTATACCGAGCCCGTGAATGACCTAACCTCCGAGGTGATGTCGAATCTCGACTACATGGGAATTGATTATCTAGTGCCCATTGGTGGTGACGATACCCTTTCGTACGGAGTGAAGTTGCACACTAAAGGAGTTCCCATCGTGGCTATTCCAAAGACTATGGATAACGATGTGCCAGGCACCGACTATTGCATTGGGTTTGGCACCTGCATATCGCGTACCATTGAGCTGGTGCACGAGCTGCGCACCTCAGCCGGATCGCACGAGCGGTTTTTAGTTATTGAGGTATTTGGTCGTTATGCAGGCTACACCGCACTACTGCCTACCATGGCCGGTGCCGCTCACCGATGCGTTATTCCAGAATACAAGTTCGATATTGAGCACTTAACCAAGCTTATGGTGGAGGACCGGAATGCCAATCCAAGCAGGTACGCCGTGGTGCTGGTTTCCGAAGGTGCCTCGTTTGTGAATGGCAACATGGTATTTCAGGGCAGCGATGCCGATGCATATGGACACAAGAAGTTGGGCGGTATTGGCGACATGGTTGCGGAGCAGCTTAAAACGCTCTCGGCAAAGTATAACAATGGACGTAAAATAGACATCATTAACCAACGGCTGGGTTACCTCGTTCGCTCCGGTGCTCCCGATGCGCTCGACAGCATCGTGCCCATGGCCTTCGGCAACCTAGCGCTTGACCTCATATTGAAGGGAACCACTGGACGGTTGGTTAGCCTGCGCAACGGTCGGTACGACAACGTGCCCATCGACGTGGTAACCAGCATTAAGAAGAAGGTGGATGTGGGAAAGTTCTACGATACCGATCGATACCGACCACGCTACGAGCATTTCAACGATAAGCCGCAGCTGATTATGACCAGCGATTACTAG
- a CDS encoding Imm49 family immunity protein produces the protein MQAYDGLEQSFKDDRTREIWKLDKIKDPKEWPFHIGSFEYLNTTFALHAMYVERDFVKARGYFYTTARLSEYMLKRPGGGQIETSVPRIGYALFSDNKDIIARFCRMKTSSSETWIGNIYIHTIQSMLLGDAEQLHHWMSRYEQRFTKKKEMTYMGCLEVLKGIDINDISLVEAGVNNLIKTHKRRPAIETVDPYFSIFAATMAKLAWVKGLEVKVDNPLVPMELLPVRPLDNYADAYDFLKED, from the coding sequence ATGCAAGCATACGATGGGCTGGAACAAAGTTTCAAGGATGATAGAACTAGGGAAATCTGGAAATTAGATAAAATTAAAGATCCAAAAGAATGGCCATTTCATATCGGTTCTTTTGAATATTTAAATACTACCTTTGCCTTACACGCCATGTATGTGGAGCGCGATTTTGTGAAAGCGCGTGGCTATTTCTACACCACCGCCCGCTTGTCAGAGTATATGCTCAAAAGACCGGGGGGGGGGCAAATTGAGACTTCAGTTCCTCGGATAGGCTATGCACTTTTCTCCGACAATAAGGATATTATCGCCCGCTTTTGCCGAATGAAGACCAGTAGCAGTGAAACCTGGATAGGTAACATTTACATTCACACCATTCAGAGCATGCTTTTGGGCGATGCGGAGCAGCTTCATCACTGGATGAGTCGGTACGAGCAACGTTTTACCAAGAAAAAGGAGATGACTTACATGGGGTGCTTAGAGGTGTTAAAGGGAATTGATATCAATGATATCTCACTGGTGGAGGCTGGGGTAAACAACCTGATTAAGACCCACAAACGAAGACCCGCTATAGAAACCGTTGACCCTTACTTTTCTATTTTTGCCGCCACTATGGCCAAACTGGCTTGGGTAAAAGGGTTGGAAGTGAAGGTTGATAATCCATTGGTTCCAATGGAACTCTTGCCGGTAAGGCCATTAGACAATTACGCTGATGCTTACGATTTTTTGAAAGAGGATTGA
- a CDS encoding branched-chain amino acid aminotransferase: MENIEWGKLGFGYQKTNYNVRCYYRNGKWGELEVSSDEHINLHMASTALHYGQEAFEGMKAYQGKDGKIRLFRWDENYKRLRRSAEGVLLAQVPENIFFEAIAKAVKLNGEFVPPYGTGASLYIRPVLIGTGAEVGVRPSQEYLFMVFVTPVGPYFKEGFNPVKIAIIRDSDRAAPLGTGTFKVGGNYAASLRGVIKAHKAGYSSPMYLDAKEKRFIDEIGAANFFGVKNNTYITPKSESILASITNLSIMQLAKDLNINVERRPIAIDELESFEEVGACGTAAVISPIGEIADLETGKVYRFCKDGKPGKISTKLYETLVGIQFGDLEDIHDWVTILD, from the coding sequence ATGGAAAACATAGAATGGGGAAAGTTGGGCTTTGGTTACCAAAAAACCAACTACAACGTACGATGCTACTACCGTAATGGAAAATGGGGTGAGCTAGAGGTCTCCTCCGATGAGCATATCAACCTACACATGGCTTCAACAGCCCTGCACTATGGACAGGAAGCCTTTGAGGGAATGAAAGCCTACCAGGGAAAGGACGGTAAAATCCGCCTCTTCCGATGGGACGAAAACTACAAACGCTTGCGTCGTTCGGCAGAAGGCGTGTTGCTGGCTCAGGTTCCTGAAAATATTTTCTTTGAAGCCATCGCCAAAGCTGTAAAACTTAATGGCGAGTTTGTTCCGCCATATGGAACAGGGGCTTCGCTCTACATAAGACCAGTGCTCATCGGCACCGGCGCAGAGGTAGGCGTTAGGCCATCTCAAGAATATTTATTTATGGTATTTGTTACTCCAGTTGGGCCTTACTTCAAGGAAGGATTCAACCCAGTAAAAATCGCCATAATTCGTGACTCTGACCGTGCTGCCCCACTGGGCACTGGAACATTTAAGGTAGGCGGAAACTATGCGGCTAGCTTGCGCGGTGTAATTAAGGCGCACAAGGCGGGATATAGCTCACCGATGTACCTTGATGCTAAGGAAAAACGCTTCATTGATGAGATTGGTGCAGCTAACTTCTTTGGGGTTAAAAACAACACCTACATAACACCAAAAAGCGAAAGCATTCTTGCGTCCATCACCAACCTCAGCATTATGCAGCTGGCAAAAGATTTGAACATCAATGTAGAACGTCGACCCATTGCCATTGATGAGTTGGAATCGTTTGAGGAAGTTGGCGCCTGCGGAACTGCTGCTGTGATATCTCCCATTGGCGAAATTGCCGATTTGGAAACAGGGAAAGTTTATCGCTTTTGTAAGGACGGAAAACCGGGAAAGATATCAACCAAACTATATGAAACCTTGGTAGGTATTCAGTTCGGCGACCTTGAAGATATCCATGACTGGGTCACCATATTAGATTAG
- a CDS encoding peptidoglycan bridge formation glycyltransferase FemA/FemB family protein, with product MRINIGTKRWNLRKAPSDILPSNTIMVDLQVNEEQILGRMKPKTRYNIHLAGRREVKVREAGLDELPVWYSLYQETAQRNGIVLDSIEYFKQVLTTTAEDTASPADIKLLLAERHGKPLAGLFWASSGGRATYLYGASASTGRENMPTYALQWAAIKLARKNSCKEYDMFGVSRNADPAHPMYGLYRFKTGFGGRLFHRQGCWDYPFNAEVYDSFRAKEMVSQGYHIR from the coding sequence ATGCGCATCAACATTGGCACCAAGAGGTGGAATCTAAGAAAAGCCCCGTCGGATATATTACCGTCCAACACCATAATGGTAGATCTTCAGGTTAATGAGGAGCAGATACTTGGAAGGATGAAACCGAAAACACGCTACAACATTCACCTTGCTGGTAGGCGTGAGGTAAAGGTTAGGGAAGCTGGGCTCGACGAGCTGCCAGTGTGGTATAGCCTTTACCAAGAAACTGCACAGCGCAACGGCATTGTGCTCGACAGCATCGAATACTTTAAGCAGGTGCTCACCACCACTGCCGAAGACACCGCCTCGCCGGCAGACATCAAACTGCTGCTGGCAGAACGGCATGGAAAGCCGCTGGCAGGACTCTTCTGGGCATCAAGCGGTGGCCGGGCCACATATCTATATGGCGCTTCTGCCTCTACAGGAAGGGAAAACATGCCTACCTATGCGCTTCAGTGGGCAGCAATTAAGCTGGCCCGGAAAAACAGCTGCAAGGAGTACGACATGTTTGGTGTTTCACGCAACGCCGACCCTGCACACCCCATGTATGGACTCTACCGGTTTAAGACTGGATTTGGTGGCAGACTTTTCCACCGACAAGGTTGCTGGGATTATCCCTTCAACGCAGAGGTATACGACAGTTTTCGGGCAAAGGAGATGGTGAGCCAAGGGTATCATATACGGTAG
- a CDS encoding DUF47 family protein, producing the protein MKVSEILQVLVPKDGKFFPLFESSADIMVEASKQLQSLVTATSEADRQGFFSVIKKLEKEGDTITGTIVTELNKTFITPFDREEIHDLAISMDDITDAIYGVSQKIKLYIPKTHSEQLPLMSEALIKTTETVKEAVNLLRNARKNTVALNGYCIKIHDFENQADDLYYSSMMQLFQNETDAIELIKKKEILTDIERAFDKAKDVSNVLRSILIKLA; encoded by the coding sequence ATGAAAGTAAGCGAAATTCTCCAGGTGCTGGTTCCCAAAGACGGAAAGTTCTTTCCTCTTTTTGAGTCGTCAGCCGACATAATGGTTGAAGCATCTAAACAGCTGCAGAGCCTAGTAACTGCAACATCCGAGGCCGATCGGCAAGGCTTCTTCTCTGTTATAAAAAAGTTAGAAAAAGAGGGTGACACCATCACTGGAACTATTGTAACAGAGCTCAACAAAACATTTATAACCCCATTCGACCGTGAAGAAATTCACGACTTGGCCATTTCCATGGACGATATAACTGACGCCATTTATGGAGTGAGCCAAAAAATTAAACTCTACATTCCGAAAACCCATAGCGAGCAGCTACCGCTCATGTCGGAAGCGCTGATAAAAACGACAGAAACGGTGAAAGAAGCGGTGAATTTACTGCGTAACGCGCGCAAAAACACAGTAGCACTTAATGGTTACTGCATTAAGATTCACGATTTTGAAAATCAGGCTGACGATCTTTACTACAGCAGTATGATGCAGCTATTCCAGAATGAAACCGATGCCATTGAACTAATCAAAAAGAAGGAAATCCTTACCGATATTGAACGTGCCTTCGACAAGGCCAAGGATGTATCAAACGTGCTGAGGTCAATTCTTATCAAGCTCGCTTAA